In one Neobacillus sp. WH10 genomic region, the following are encoded:
- a CDS encoding thermonuclease family protein, whose translation MKFLKGVLIIIAILFMLAMGIVAPISFIGMVIFIIGLFLNRQYRKRNSRFAKSGWFIAVGIISSFVLAMVFSAPSEEKKDADQPKSVSVNKEKKAEAAIIKAKEKVDAEEKAKAEEKRLAEEKAKAEKEELEKQEAAKLSQEELAKSMGLEPITVGRVVDGDTLVTSDGRKIRLVGVNTPESTTRHEEYGKEASNYTTSKLNGKQVWIQKDVSETDRYSRLLRIVWLSVPENDMDENEIRSKMFNADLVLNGYAEPSTYPPDVKYSEFFVKFAREARAANKGLWVFGDQGTTKGDLDSTQNNNSGSSSSTGDTSGGSTSGS comes from the coding sequence GTGAAATTTTTAAAAGGAGTTCTTATCATAATTGCCATACTCTTTATGCTAGCGATGGGTATTGTAGCACCTATCTCGTTTATTGGCATGGTTATATTTATTATTGGTTTGTTCCTTAATAGGCAATATCGAAAGAGAAATAGTAGATTTGCAAAATCAGGATGGTTCATCGCAGTGGGAATTATTTCTTCATTTGTATTGGCTATGGTGTTCTCAGCACCATCCGAGGAAAAGAAAGACGCTGACCAACCGAAATCAGTTTCTGTAAATAAGGAAAAGAAAGCAGAAGCTGCAATAATAAAGGCAAAGGAAAAAGTGGATGCTGAAGAAAAAGCTAAGGCGGAGGAAAAGAGGTTAGCGGAAGAAAAAGCAAAAGCCGAAAAGGAAGAGCTGGAAAAACAAGAAGCTGCAAAGCTTTCACAAGAAGAATTAGCGAAGAGTATGGGGTTAGAGCCTATAACGGTTGGACGAGTTGTGGATGGAGATACATTAGTAACCTCTGATGGAAGAAAAATCCGCTTGGTTGGGGTAAATACACCAGAATCGACCACCAGACATGAAGAATATGGCAAAGAAGCGAGCAATTATACAACCTCAAAGCTGAATGGAAAACAGGTGTGGATCCAAAAAGATGTTTCGGAAACGGACCGGTACAGCCGTTTACTACGAATTGTTTGGTTAAGTGTACCGGAAAATGATATGGACGAAAATGAAATTCGTTCAAAAATGTTCAATGCCGACTTAGTGTTAAATGGATATGCAGAACCATCCACCTATCCTCCTGATGTGAAATACAGCGAGTTCTTTGTAAAGTTTGCTAGAGAGGCAAGGGCTGCAAATAAGGGTTTATGGGTATTTGGTGACCAAGGAACAACAAAGGGTGATTTGGATTCCACCCAAAATAATAATTCCGGCTCATCTTCATCGACTGGAGATACGTCTGGAGGCTCGACATCAGGCAGTTAG
- the hpaB gene encoding 4-hydroxyphenylacetate 3-monooxygenase, oxygenase component — protein sequence MGAISGEEFLERIDRLNSKIWIDGKQVESKISEYPAFKGVLQSKASLYDLQFDKQLKNKLTYLSPETKEPIGLSFLQPKTKKDLKKRRTMIELWAKHTHGMMGRSPDYMNTAVMAFASSASFLKGKDHCFPENIQSLYERAKKQDLSFTHTFITPQVNRSQFYYECSKEPISAKVIAKNENGIIIKGARLLATQGGLTDEVLVYSAGGIMEKEFAYAFSIPTDTKGLKFICRESFVEGDSAFNYPLSSRYEEMDTVLVFDHVLVPWDRIFFYDNIEAANHFILQSSFHPFTLHQVITRQIVKTEFVLAVAELIVDTINLREYLHIQEKLSEIIIGLETMKALLLKSEINARLDEWGYMRPSITPLRVASNLFPKIYPRFCEIIEIIGASGMVSLPTEKDFSSDIRSDLDQYLQGTNKNAIDRVKIFRLAWDLTMSSFGTRQTQYERYFFGDPLRLSSLLYNNYPKEKYVKQISNLLNLSES from the coding sequence ATGGGTGCTATATCCGGAGAGGAATTTTTAGAAAGAATTGATCGGTTAAATTCAAAAATTTGGATTGATGGAAAACAGGTTGAAAGCAAGATTTCTGAATATCCAGCTTTCAAAGGTGTTCTTCAGAGTAAAGCATCCCTTTATGATTTGCAGTTTGATAAACAGCTAAAAAACAAACTGACCTATCTTTCACCCGAAACTAAAGAACCGATTGGACTTTCCTTCCTGCAGCCAAAGACAAAAAAGGATTTAAAGAAAAGACGAACGATGATCGAACTTTGGGCAAAGCACACGCATGGAATGATGGGAAGAAGTCCCGATTATATGAATACTGCAGTAATGGCATTTGCCTCCTCTGCTTCATTTTTGAAAGGAAAAGACCATTGCTTTCCAGAAAATATTCAATCACTTTACGAAAGAGCAAAGAAACAAGACCTTTCCTTTACCCATACCTTTATCACCCCCCAAGTGAACCGCTCACAGTTTTACTATGAATGCTCTAAAGAACCGATTTCTGCAAAGGTTATTGCTAAAAATGAAAATGGCATCATCATTAAAGGAGCTCGTTTATTAGCTACACAAGGTGGTTTAACGGATGAGGTTCTTGTTTATTCTGCAGGTGGAATTATGGAGAAGGAGTTTGCTTACGCATTTTCCATCCCTACTGATACGAAGGGATTAAAGTTTATTTGCCGGGAGTCATTTGTTGAGGGCGATTCAGCGTTTAATTATCCATTAAGTTCTCGGTATGAAGAAATGGATACTGTTCTTGTCTTTGATCATGTCTTAGTCCCATGGGACCGCATATTTTTTTACGACAATATAGAGGCTGCCAACCATTTCATCCTTCAAAGTTCTTTTCACCCTTTTACCCTTCATCAAGTCATTACCAGGCAGATTGTAAAGACAGAATTTGTTCTAGCTGTTGCTGAGCTAATTGTTGATACGATCAATCTTCGGGAATATCTGCATATACAGGAAAAACTTTCTGAAATAATCATTGGCCTTGAAACAATGAAAGCACTATTACTTAAGTCAGAAATTAATGCAAGGTTAGATGAATGGGGATATATGCGTCCAAGTATCACACCACTTAGAGTGGCTAGTAATTTATTCCCTAAAATTTATCCTAGATTCTGTGAAATTATCGAAATCATCGGTGCGAGTGGTATGGTGTCTTTACCCACTGAAAAAGACTTTTCTTCTGATATTCGCTCAGATTTGGATCAATATCTGCAAGGAACTAATAAAAACGCAATTGACCGGGTTAAAATATTCCGTTTAGCTTGGGATTTAACAATGAGTTCATTTGGTACAAGACAGACGCAATATGAAAGGTACTTTTTTGGTGACCCCCTCCGGTTATCAAGTCTTTTATACAATAACTATCCTAAGGAAAAATATGTGAAGCAGATTAGTAATTTATTAAATTTAAGTGAATCGTAG
- a CDS encoding alpha/beta hydrolase, producing MNKYQSISSDGFKLNYCVKGTGKPILVVGSSIYYPHLFSEDLYETFQFIFLDHRGFVKPPRALEAEDYTLDKVLDDIEVVRQTLCITDFIILGHSGHAFMALEYARKYPEHVQKVVLLNSAPSNSQERQHQSFAFFNETASPERKRQFEKDIALLESDIKKDPERRFVHMCIRMGAQSFYDYRFDAAYMWEGVYTNMPIIDYLWGEAFGELNLIQSLKTFNKPVFIGLGRYDYLVAPVSLWDSIDDTYDNVKKVIFEHSGHNPMFEEPHSFNRELIKWICESK from the coding sequence ATGAACAAATATCAAAGTATAAGCAGTGATGGATTTAAACTGAATTATTGTGTAAAGGGAACCGGAAAACCGATATTAGTGGTAGGCAGCAGTATTTATTATCCTCACCTATTCTCGGAAGATTTATATGAAACATTTCAGTTTATATTCCTTGATCATAGAGGATTTGTAAAGCCGCCCAGGGCTCTAGAAGCAGAAGATTATACATTGGACAAAGTGTTAGATGACATAGAAGTAGTAAGGCAAACTCTCTGTATTACAGATTTCATTATATTGGGTCACTCAGGACACGCTTTCATGGCTTTAGAATATGCAAGAAAATATCCTGAACATGTCCAAAAAGTTGTATTGTTAAATTCAGCCCCTTCAAATAGCCAGGAAAGGCAGCACCAAAGCTTTGCATTTTTTAATGAGACTGCAAGTCCGGAAAGAAAGCGGCAGTTTGAAAAGGATATTGCTCTATTAGAAAGTGACATCAAGAAAGATCCTGAACGGCGATTTGTCCACATGTGTATTCGAATGGGAGCACAAAGTTTTTATGACTATAGATTTGATGCAGCTTATATGTGGGAAGGTGTATATACGAATATGCCAATCATCGATTATTTGTGGGGAGAGGCGTTCGGAGAGTTAAATCTTATACAGTCACTGAAAACTTTCAATAAACCAGTATTTATTGGTTTAGGGAGATATGATTATTTGGTAGCGCCAGTTTCCCTTTGGGATTCAATTGATGACACATATGATAACGTAAAGAAAGTGATTTTTGAGCATAGTGGGCATAATCCTATGTTTGAAGAACCTCACTCCTTTAACAGAGAACTAATCAAGTGGATTTGTGAGAGTAAATAA
- a CDS encoding DUF3841 domain-containing protein, with the protein MDEKGTEMVRLTISLQEEDVLVSDFDKWHIVLNDTFCSDNELEDEHFEQNILYITKVESWERIFDLDRPRDIEWWGKSEDAEYQGVTGRIELSSIMKVEHFIAK; encoded by the coding sequence GTGGATGAAAAAGGAACTGAAATGGTACGGTTAACGATTTCGCTGCAAGAAGAAGACGTTCTTGTTTCTGACTTTGATAAATGGCATATTGTGTTAAACGATACATTTTGTTCAGATAATGAATTGGAAGATGAACATTTTGAACAAAACATTTTGTACATAACCAAGGTAGAAAGTTGGGAAAGAATTTTTGATTTGGATAGACCACGGGATATTGAGTGGTGGGGAAAATCGGAGGATGCCGAGTATCAAGGTGTAACAGGTAGGATAGAATTGAGTTCAATTATGAAAGTTGAACACTTTATAGCAAAATAA
- a CDS encoding S8 family serine peptidase, translating to MRKTKRFCVKAFMHLFALVMILSVALPANSHASSVIPADTSSAKGEVIDTKLLKKFEEDEFARFIVILHEQADTEKIALSAKQASLKKSTSQKESKADVQKAVVQALQDKAKLTQKGINLLLKEEKASGKIKEFHNFFIINGISVTGTKETVTKLVELPEVKSILLDEKQTLEPIKKEERSATLQADESKPVEWNIEYVGAPEVWARGITGQGTVVANIDSGVAVNHPALKTKYRGYDPNNPGKLTHTFNWFDTINKIGSPVDSDGHGTHTMGTMVGQEPDGQNQIGVAPGAKWIAARAFANNESYDSYIIQAAEWVLAPTDEKGVPHPEKAPDVVNNSWGGRPINNDWFRPLVQAWRSVGIFPVFSVGNTDLFNPVALPGTASAPANYPESFAVGATTNTDELASFSLRGPSERGDVKPNISAPGVGIRSALPGATWDKFEYGSYNGTSMAAPHIAAAALLLKQAEPTLSLTQIEEILKLTATTKTDENYPEAPNNGYGYGIVNVNAAVQAVEQGIGKIKGQVVGPGNDNKAPTYEQEARHVVYKGLNAPFSIQAMDNISVNQVTLHVRYEDANEATFNTERYAGDYQNGLYEAIIPADAIKGSILTYWWTIQDFSGNEVKTAEARVSVKDGIRAGYFEDFESLPEGWDTYGINNSWEWGVPTYGPKTAPPSGKNAIATNLRGQTEMFSNMTLVMPPVIVEGKTQLRFKQWYSMGFRDFGTVLATVDGTNWEQLYQISRSNENWHEIGIDLSKYDGKKVTIAFNLQTDDGKYPGWYMDDMQIIGSAPADRAEHEIHKEIKLTSEAFVNQAYPLMDFQKVNKISENDSLLPVDAAIKVLETEWKTKSNPQNGEFVIHHPPGEYTVEVQAYGYKPQTQKVTVSSKGEVTPKITLEPLPRQTISGTVTDTSGNVLKDATILLLEDKKAEPGHSGENGDYQLKAYEGTYTVKVFAKDHYSKTLTIDVEPGKNLERNIQLSPFINKESGEIKYDNGKYNKNLVMGSAGNGFGVKMSLKEGETSAMLKGAKLQFWAGHVPVPGGNDILISVYDAKGKNGAPGNKLAGPIKAKAERNLSKWTEVDLSNLGLVVKDDFYIAYLQADDYPYVPGFVSDGDKKNWAARSWDYLGGQWFQADKSIGNYMIRAVVDYGAQEPFQYAKAILKNIETSGNSPFDIKVEVRQGSENVESVDYQLSSTPDPEASGSWKNVKLPSYGGNFTTTVNDVGTWYMHVKVKDKAGNEEITSFGPFEVKEAVTTDLEVTPASLDMKVGATKKLMVKSIKTQGDKVTETDVTELADYSGFDAKIIKVEKGQVTALSAGETSITIKFGEHSKTVTVKVEQEASTTLSVSPASLELKKGNGSQLTVISIETIGDKVTETDVTNLANYSGYDSKILKIEKGLVTALAPGSTSITITYGADKATVLVVVGADKHGWLWENGQWYYYDANGNPVTGWLNEGGIWYYMNEKGVMQTGWKYVGGSWYYLATNGAMQTGWLNSGGTWYYLANSGAMQTGWLNSGGTWYYLANSGAMQTGWLNSGGTWYYLANSGAMQTGWLNSGGTWYYLANSGAMQTGWLNSGGTWYYLANSGAMQTGWLLDGSKWYYLKNTGAMATGWFTINGKRYFFIQHGEWIK from the coding sequence ATGAGGAAAACCAAACGATTTTGTGTAAAAGCTTTTATGCATTTATTTGCGTTGGTGATGATCTTGAGTGTTGCACTGCCGGCGAATTCGCATGCAAGTAGTGTAATTCCTGCGGATACGAGCTCCGCCAAGGGTGAAGTCATTGATACGAAACTATTAAAAAAATTTGAGGAGGATGAATTTGCAAGATTCATCGTAATCCTGCATGAACAGGCTGATACTGAAAAAATTGCCTTATCAGCCAAGCAAGCCTCTTTAAAGAAAAGCACTTCTCAGAAGGAAAGTAAAGCTGATGTCCAGAAGGCTGTTGTACAAGCCCTACAGGATAAGGCCAAACTCACTCAAAAGGGGATAAATCTCCTACTAAAGGAGGAAAAGGCTTCTGGAAAAATAAAAGAGTTTCATAACTTTTTTATAATAAATGGTATTTCAGTAACTGGTACGAAGGAGACCGTAACGAAGCTTGTAGAGCTGCCTGAAGTAAAATCAATCCTACTTGATGAAAAACAAACACTTGAACCGATAAAAAAGGAGGAGCGATCTGCAACACTACAGGCAGATGAAAGCAAACCAGTCGAATGGAATATTGAATATGTTGGCGCTCCTGAGGTATGGGCACGTGGGATAACCGGTCAAGGGACGGTTGTCGCAAATATCGATAGCGGTGTAGCAGTCAATCATCCGGCCTTAAAAACTAAGTATCGCGGATATGACCCGAATAATCCTGGTAAACTAACACACACGTTCAACTGGTTTGATACGATAAATAAAATTGGCAGCCCGGTTGACTCCGACGGGCATGGCACACATACGATGGGAACAATGGTTGGGCAGGAGCCTGATGGACAAAATCAAATTGGTGTCGCACCAGGTGCAAAATGGATTGCGGCAAGGGCCTTTGCTAATAATGAAAGCTATGATTCTTATATCATTCAAGCAGCTGAATGGGTGTTAGCGCCAACTGATGAAAAAGGAGTTCCACATCCCGAAAAGGCGCCGGATGTTGTTAATAACTCATGGGGAGGACGTCCGATTAATAACGATTGGTTCAGACCGCTTGTTCAGGCGTGGCGTTCAGTTGGAATTTTCCCGGTATTTTCGGTAGGGAATACGGATCTTTTTAATCCGGTTGCGCTACCGGGAACAGCAAGTGCACCAGCGAACTATCCGGAGTCATTTGCAGTTGGAGCAACGACGAATACAGATGAGCTAGCAAGCTTTTCCTTAAGGGGACCCTCTGAAAGAGGGGATGTTAAGCCTAACATTTCAGCACCGGGGGTTGGTATTCGCTCTGCATTACCGGGTGCGACATGGGATAAATTTGAGTATGGAAGCTATAACGGTACCTCGATGGCGGCTCCGCATATTGCCGCTGCAGCACTTTTGTTAAAACAAGCTGAACCAACGTTGTCACTTACACAAATTGAGGAAATCTTAAAACTAACGGCTACAACAAAAACAGATGAAAACTACCCAGAAGCCCCGAATAATGGTTATGGCTATGGAATTGTGAATGTAAATGCAGCTGTGCAGGCAGTTGAACAAGGAATTGGAAAAATTAAGGGTCAGGTCGTAGGGCCAGGTAATGATAATAAAGCACCGACTTATGAACAGGAAGCTCGTCATGTGGTCTATAAAGGGCTAAATGCACCATTTTCCATCCAAGCAATGGACAATATTAGTGTAAATCAAGTTACCCTTCACGTCCGGTATGAAGATGCGAACGAAGCAACATTTAATACCGAACGTTATGCAGGAGACTATCAAAATGGCTTATATGAAGCAATTATTCCAGCCGATGCAATAAAAGGAAGCATACTTACCTATTGGTGGACGATCCAAGACTTTTCAGGTAATGAGGTAAAAACGGCCGAGGCACGGGTTTCCGTGAAGGATGGGATTCGAGCAGGCTATTTTGAGGATTTCGAAAGCCTTCCTGAGGGCTGGGACACCTATGGCATCAATAACTCATGGGAATGGGGCGTTCCAACCTATGGTCCCAAGACGGCTCCGCCTTCTGGAAAAAATGCCATCGCCACTAATTTACGCGGTCAGACTGAAATGTTCTCAAATATGACGTTAGTGATGCCTCCTGTCATTGTGGAGGGGAAAACACAGCTTCGATTTAAGCAGTGGTATAGCATGGGCTTTAGGGATTTCGGAACAGTTCTTGCAACTGTTGACGGAACGAATTGGGAGCAGCTTTACCAAATCTCAAGAAGTAACGAAAACTGGCATGAGATCGGTATTGATTTATCGAAATATGATGGTAAAAAGGTTACGATTGCCTTTAACCTTCAAACAGATGATGGGAAGTATCCAGGCTGGTACATGGACGATATGCAAATTATAGGCAGTGCACCGGCTGATAGAGCAGAACATGAAATCCATAAAGAAATTAAGCTAACGAGTGAAGCGTTTGTCAATCAAGCCTATCCTTTAATGGACTTTCAAAAAGTAAATAAGATATCTGAAAATGATTCCCTGTTGCCCGTTGATGCTGCGATTAAGGTTTTAGAAACAGAGTGGAAGACGAAGTCAAATCCGCAAAACGGTGAATTTGTGATTCATCATCCACCAGGAGAGTATACGGTTGAGGTGCAAGCATACGGGTACAAGCCTCAGACCCAGAAGGTAACAGTTTCAAGTAAAGGTGAAGTCACTCCGAAAATCACACTTGAGCCATTACCAAGGCAAACGATTTCGGGTACTGTTACAGATACATCCGGAAATGTGCTGAAGGATGCGACGATTCTTCTTTTAGAGGATAAAAAAGCCGAACCTGGTCATTCGGGTGAAAATGGGGATTATCAGCTAAAAGCATATGAGGGTACCTATACTGTTAAGGTGTTTGCAAAGGACCATTACAGCAAGACCTTAACAATCGATGTTGAGCCAGGTAAAAATCTTGAACGTAATATTCAATTAAGTCCTTTTATTAATAAGGAATCAGGTGAAATCAAATACGATAATGGCAAATACAATAAGAACCTTGTCATGGGCAGTGCTGGAAACGGCTTTGGGGTGAAAATGTCGTTAAAAGAAGGCGAGACCTCTGCGATGCTAAAAGGCGCGAAACTGCAATTCTGGGCTGGACATGTCCCGGTACCAGGTGGAAATGACATCTTAATTTCCGTATATGATGCAAAGGGTAAGAACGGTGCACCAGGAAACAAGCTCGCTGGACCAATAAAAGCGAAGGCCGAGCGCAATTTATCCAAATGGACAGAGGTTGACCTTTCCAATTTAGGTCTAGTTGTTAAGGATGATTTTTATATTGCCTATTTACAGGCGGACGACTATCCATATGTACCGGGCTTTGTATCCGATGGAGATAAAAAGAACTGGGCTGCACGTAGCTGGGATTATTTAGGAGGCCAATGGTTTCAAGCCGATAAGAGTATTGGAAACTATATGATTCGCGCTGTTGTCGATTACGGTGCCCAAGAGCCATTCCAATATGCTAAAGCGATTTTAAAAAATATAGAAACAAGCGGGAATTCACCGTTTGATATTAAGGTTGAAGTTCGGCAAGGATCAGAAAATGTTGAATCAGTCGATTATCAGCTTTCTTCAACTCCAGACCCTGAAGCATCCGGGTCATGGAAAAACGTGAAATTACCTTCGTACGGCGGTAATTTTACCACAACAGTTAATGATGTTGGAACATGGTATATGCATGTAAAGGTTAAGGACAAAGCAGGGAATGAAGAAATTACTTCATTTGGTCCATTTGAAGTAAAAGAGGCAGTTACAACTGATTTGGAAGTGACTCCGGCTTCCCTTGATATGAAGGTTGGCGCAACAAAGAAACTAATGGTAAAATCAATCAAAACGCAAGGTGACAAGGTAACAGAAACAGATGTCACAGAGCTTGCGGACTATAGTGGATTTGATGCAAAGATCATTAAGGTAGAAAAGGGACAGGTAACGGCCTTAAGTGCTGGTGAGACGAGCATTACGATTAAGTTTGGTGAGCATTCAAAGACGGTAACGGTTAAGGTTGAACAGGAAGCAAGCACCACACTTTCGGTTAGTCCAGCTTCCCTTGAATTGAAAAAGGGCAATGGATCACAGCTCACGGTAATATCCATTGAAACAATAGGAGACAAGGTAACCGAAACAGATGTCACAAATCTAGCAAACTACAGTGGCTATGATTCTAAAATACTAAAGATTGAAAAAGGACTTGTCACTGCATTGGCACCAGGATCAACTTCAATTACCATCACCTATGGAGCAGATAAGGCAACTGTTTTAGTGGTGGTCGGGGCTGATAAACATGGTTGGCTATGGGAAAATGGACAATGGTATTACTATGATGCGAACGGAAATCCAGTAACAGGCTGGTTAAATGAAGGTGGAATATGGTACTACATGAACGAAAAAGGCGTCATGCAGACCGGATGGAAATATGTTGGAGGCAGCTGGTATTACCTAGCAACAAATGGAGCGATGCAGACTGGCTGGCTGAACAGTGGAGGTACATGGTACTATCTTGCAAATAGTGGAGCAATGCAAACAGGCTGGCTGAACAGTGGAGGTACATGGTACTATCTTGCGAATAGTGGAGCAATGCAAACAGGCTGGCTGAACAGTGGAGGTACATGGTACTATCTTGCGAATAGTGGAGCAATGCAAACAGGCTGGCTGAACAGTGGAGGTACATGGTACTATCTTGCGAATAGTGGAGCAATGCAAACGGGCTGGCTGAACAGTGGAGGTACATGGTACTATCTTGCGAATAGTGGTGCGATGCAAACGGGCTGGCTCCTTGATGGCTCAAAATGGTACTATCTTAAAAACACCGGTGCAATGGCCACCGGCTGGTTCACAATAAATGGAAAACGCTACTTCTTTATTCAACATGGCGAGTGGATAAAATAG
- a CDS encoding glutamate decarboxylase, whose translation MKQWHPRPEQITQRMLPPEFSVNPLFSRKGEEAVPRFQMREQGMLPETAFQIVHDEIALDGNARLNLATFVTTWMEPFADRLYAKSVEKNMIDKDEYPQTAAIEERCVRILADLWHSPSPQKTVGVSTTGSSEACMLGGLALKRRWQKARKGQGKPIDRPNIVFSSAVQVVWEKFANYWDVEPRFVNITPDHPYLDPKGVLAVVDENTIGVVPVLGVTYTGLYEPVAAIARALDEFQAKTDLDIPIHVDAASGGFIAPFLQPDLVWDFQLTRVKSINVSGHKYGLVYPGLGWVIWREAEDLPEDLIFRVSYLGGNMPTFALNFSRPGAQVLLQYYNYLRLGKEGYYEVQKASQTVAQFLSKAIHDMGPFELFTDGSDIPVLSWRLKDGYTSNWNLYDLSRQLRTFGWQVPAYPLPPDMEDVTIMRVVVRNGFSMDLAHLFLMNFTQAVSFLDSLDGPIPHDTKYDNGYHH comes from the coding sequence ATGAAACAATGGCACCCGCGCCCTGAGCAAATCACACAAAGGATGTTGCCTCCCGAATTTTCTGTAAATCCCCTCTTCTCTCGCAAAGGAGAAGAGGCAGTTCCACGTTTTCAAATGCGTGAACAAGGCATGTTGCCAGAAACTGCATTTCAAATTGTCCATGATGAAATTGCTCTGGATGGAAATGCCCGTCTCAATCTTGCAACATTCGTTACCACTTGGATGGAACCCTTCGCAGATCGCTTATATGCCAAATCAGTTGAAAAGAACATGATTGATAAGGATGAATACCCGCAGACAGCGGCGATAGAGGAACGGTGTGTTCGAATTCTAGCCGATCTATGGCATTCGCCCTCTCCGCAAAAAACTGTAGGTGTTTCGACAACGGGATCGTCGGAAGCGTGTATGCTCGGAGGTCTTGCGTTAAAGAGGCGCTGGCAGAAAGCGCGTAAAGGACAAGGGAAGCCGATTGACCGGCCAAATATCGTATTTAGTTCCGCTGTTCAGGTCGTTTGGGAAAAATTTGCGAACTATTGGGACGTTGAGCCGCGTTTTGTGAATATTACCCCGGATCATCCTTATCTGGATCCCAAGGGTGTACTCGCTGTCGTAGATGAAAATACAATCGGTGTGGTGCCAGTTCTTGGGGTGACCTACACAGGCCTTTACGAACCGGTCGCCGCTATTGCACGAGCCTTAGATGAGTTTCAGGCCAAAACGGATCTTGATATTCCAATACATGTAGATGCTGCTTCAGGAGGATTTATAGCACCGTTCCTTCAGCCGGACTTAGTTTGGGATTTTCAGTTGACCAGGGTGAAATCCATCAATGTTTCCGGACATAAATATGGATTAGTTTACCCAGGGCTGGGATGGGTCATTTGGCGTGAGGCTGAGGATCTTCCTGAAGATCTTATTTTTCGGGTTTCCTATTTAGGTGGGAACATGCCGACGTTTGCCCTGAATTTCTCTCGGCCTGGCGCACAAGTACTCCTGCAATATTATAACTATTTGCGTTTAGGCAAAGAGGGGTACTATGAGGTGCAAAAGGCGTCTCAGACAGTGGCGCAATTCCTTAGCAAAGCGATTCATGACATGGGCCCTTTTGAACTATTTACTGACGGCTCGGATATTCCGGTATTATCATGGCGCCTGAAAGACGGCTACACATCAAACTGGAATCTTTATGACTTGTCCCGCCAATTGCGTACATTTGGCTGGCAAGTACCGGCTTATCCTTTACCCCCTGACATGGAAGATGTCACGATAATGCGCGTTGTGGTTCGAAATGGATTCTCTATGGACTTGGCTCACTTGTTCTTAATGAACTTTACACAAGCTGTTTCCTTTCTGGATTCCCTGGATGGACCAATACCACATGACACAAAATATGACAATGGTTATCACCATTGA